A window of Oryza glaberrima chromosome 2, OglaRS2, whole genome shotgun sequence genomic DNA:
CTCCACCCACACCCCACCGATCACCCTCAGCCTCTTGCCGGCATCCAGCTTCATCATcgcgccggcgagccgccgtgCGTGCGCTagatggcctcctcctcctcctctcctcttgaGAAGCCTGCTGCCAGCTCTGTCTTGCCCCTCCGTGGCCGGCGTGGagtactcgtcgtcgtcgccagcgGCGAGACATCGCACAAGGTCTCTCCCGCTAAGCTGCTGCTGGTGCCGCCCCTGGTGTCTCAAGGTGTGCGCGATCTCATGGCGGGCGGCCGTGAACAGGCTTTGTCTGGTGCCGGGCATCAGCATGTCTGGCTGGAACGCCAGCAGGTACATCATGTAGTTGGATATCTTCATTACGGCGGTGATCTTGTCGGCGCCGGCAACCGGTGACGATGAGATATTGATGTACTCCGTGCAGTGGAGGCATATGTCCGTGGCGACGTGCCAGACGAGGACGGCCTCGTCGAACGGCAGCTTGGCCACGCTCCATCCCATCTCTCCGTAGCACTGCTCCCGCCAGAGAGTCCACTGGCCTCTTCGGTCATTGAATCTCCGGTAGGCGGCGGCACTGCGCAGATCATCCTCCACCCACCCACATCTCAGGTCCTCGCGGATGAGATCTACGACTTTTTCAGTCCACGAACTATGCTCACCATAATACCAGTGCTGGTTGTTGCATCTTAACAACGTGGCTATCCTACTCAACACTGTTTGACATGTACGAACAAGGGAATATCTTCTCGAGGGATCAGAATCCATTTTCGTTGACCATCGGCTGCGGGCAGTGAAGCCAATGAGGTTGAACTGCGCAATAGTGCGTTTCATTTGTGGTGCTAGCTTGCACATCGGCCACTTTTGGTGGGCCAGCGGAATCAGGTTAGTGAATTCCACAAAGAATGCAGACCACAAAAGGATGTAGGTTACCTTGACATCGTTCGTGTCAAACCCGTCCTTGTTTCTGTCAAGCTCCTCAATGCCTCCCATGGCCATCATGCCCAGCACGAGGAAGATGCTACGGATGAAGCGGCCGGTGATGGGGTAGGCGGCGTTTCTGCTGGTGTAGAAAATCTGGAATGCATAATCCACGAGGTTGAAAAGCTTGCAGTAGGCATCGTAGGGTTCGAGCTGCAGGAATGACCAGAGGTGGCTAAGCCGGCGAGTGTAGGGAGCTGGGAAATCAATGAAGAGCTCCATGAATTCGTTCTGATTGTCGAGCACAGAGTGCGGCACGTCCAGCTGCCgctcatcgccgtcgtcgtcttcgtcgtcgttgGTCTGGATATTGTTCCTGTTCCTGGTGGCTTCGATGGCGTGTTTACTCGCCCGCTGCAGGTATAACGATATCGACAagtcggccgccgccgtcttccggGCGACGGCTGCTATCCTCGTAGCGCTGGCTCGCCGCAGAGCCCAGAGCGTGCGACCCATCTTGAGGAACCCGGCGACGAACAGCGCCACCGGGCAGCGCGCCCGCACCTTCCCGCCGGACCATGACCTGCAGAACACGTAGACCGCCACCGCGGCCTGGGACGACAtggccaccgcgcgccgcgcccACAGCGCGTTGTCCTCGGCGGCGTCGTACGCGGTTATGCTGTCCTGCGCCCCGGCGAGGTGGATCAGGAAGATGGGAGCCCACAGCACCTCCAGCATGGAAGAAGACATATCTCCCGTTGCCGCACCCCCATGGCGGCTGaagatggcggcgaggccgtaGATCGCCACGGCGTCGCTGCCGAGGTAGGCCAGCCAGATGGATGCCCTGAGGATCGCCGGGATCCGGTGCTTGCGGAAGGGGGccgagaagaagaggaagcatTGGAGGAAGAGGCTGGTGAGAACGAGCACGCGGAGCTGCCATTCTTCCCACCACTGCACCATTGTCCCGGCCGGCTCTACCATTCTTCCTCTTGATCTTTATTgctctcgtcttcctcctctccggtcAATGCCTCTTTGCTAGCTGCTTCACCATATAATTACTAGCTTGTTTCCTCGATCTTCGATCGCATATGGTTTTGCTTGATTGTCTCGTACGAGCAGTCTGTGCGCACGCGCTATATATATGGTCGTCGCTGGCATGGCCACGTGAAAATTTGTgcatctcgatcgatcgtagctactactagtactgttTTGTATGTAAAGCATAGTAAATTACTAATATACTACCCAATTGTAACGTGGGTTGACATTCTCTATTTCTCCTTTGTGTATGATAATAGTATAGAACATAGTATGTGAACGATGCAAACAAAGTGAATCCACTATATATAATTCTAGAAACTCCATTGTATATCGTCGTGTTTCTTTTCTTCGAATTCGCTAAAAGAAACATTCGCAGTTATTTTGGTCCCacaactttcaatttttttttaccgccGGATCGAGTCAAACATTTGTGCAAATGGAGGAGAAATAATCTTACAATATAATTGTGCACCACAGCATGGGCTTGTTGCATTAACCAACTGGCCACACACTTAGGTTTATATCcaacttacatacaagttatattggaactgtatattaacGCTGTAGCTACACttcaattatattatagttatattttggaagctttccatataaaaaactttcaaaagtTGTataggtactttttttttaaagggaaGGTTGATATAACTGATTAAATAAAGTGATTATAATCCCGGAGGACAAGATCATGAATATAAATAGGGGCATCTAGCCTTCATAGCACTATGATTAGTCCTTCTAATTAACTGGTCTAATTCATGAGCCACTCTATTACACTCTTCCAACATGACAAAAGTAAACTTGAGGAAGTAAACCGATAAAAGCTCTTTGCATCTAAGACCATTGTACATCAGCTTCATTTTGCGATTAGATGACAAGTGCTTTAGGGGACCCCTAATGCGTGATCGATCGCTGGCACCTCCCATCACGCAATCAAGAAACGATAAAAAACGATTCACATTAATGCTTGTATGGGTGCGGGAGTCCACGGTGAGTTCAAAATCCACCCAAAACTGATCCCTAGAAAAGACCCATTAACTACATGTGTCCTCGCTCTCCTTTTGGCCCATGTGCAAATAGATGAAGAAACCCGTATGTTTCTCTTTAGACTGACAAAAAAGATATAACAAATTTGTACGTAGCAATTTTATACATAGAAACTTTATATCtagaaagtttatatatataaactatcgACAGAggaaaaaatgttatataaactttatacataaaataatttatatagaacctttatacatataaaaatttatataaatatttataggtGGACtttatatgtaaaaatattcggtataaactttatacataaaaagttttgaattaaaattcatatataCTTTGCTGAAGAGTAGTAGTGAATGGTTCGCCAAGAAGATAGCAAAACTTACCCATTGCAGTTTTTAGCAAACCACACTCACACCCACGTCTCTTGTGCGCTCACAAAAAGATCTgtaagggcacccgcaatggttatatATAAGCtgtctacaagagatccatgtcagtatatttttttacttggcagagattaaatgaagagagagagcaaagctatctactaacctggagatagtctatagagaaaaacaaggcaatggattagagagctatagatacctatgtagacataccattgaagtggtttactactAATCTAGTcgattgctgagatgtacatgttttatagatagcaccttactttaccattgcggatGCTCTAATGACTTCTGCCTAACCTAGTTAAGGTGCTTTAATTTCCAGTTCTTTCCTGGACTATCCATCACAAGATAAGTTACACAGTTAGACACACACAAAGTTGCTTGATCTTTATCACCACATTATGTTTTCTGGCTTGTGTACAGAGACTTTAGATATGAATACAGGAACAGGGCAGAGGGTGAGATGGACTCTGCGCCTTTTGCATGCACCATATCATCCCGGAGATACCAAGCCCTCCACAACACCATTAATATCCTATCTCGTTCATATGCAGAGATGATGCTCAAAATTAATCAAAAGATAGATCGGCCAATTCTCCTAAGAAATCACCTCTTTTTAGTGACAAAAattgtgtggcatggttcaaattgaCCCAATAGggggtttgttggaaccatgccacctaattttgtaaaatttgagatatgccacacgtatctcaatgacatgtaggacccacatgagtcaatgacatgtgggtcagggtggcatatcacaaattttgcaaaaattgtgtggcatggttcaaattgaCCCAATAGGGGATAGTTAATCCCAAACGGTATTTAGTTATAACCTAGTAATATTGACACAGTTAACTTCATGAGAATCATATATGATACGAGACGGATTTCCATATTCTCTCGTTCTTGCATTTCACctaatagttatatttttttaaaacaatatatTGACAACaaagattaatataaaatatagagTAAATATCATAAATCTAAAAATTCTTTgaccaaactatcacaaaactatagatttaaaaatatgtatcacaaaactacatattttgcgtgaaatttatcacaaaactatagatttaaagcattgtatcacaaaattacagatttattAATGAAGTTATCAAAGAACTatagattttaaagtttatatcCATAGCACTATTGAGGTTATAAaggttatagttttgtgataaaatatgatattaaatctatagttttctgatacatatattttctcaaCTAACACAATTATAATTAGGGAATTGCTAATAACACATATGTTTTCTGAGCTGCGTGGGCTATGTATAGTATGTCCTATTGTCGTCTACACACACAACACAGTCACACTACACCGTCTGCAATACTAAGCCACCAGACGACCGATGGAGCCGTTCGCAAGCACCACGGCACAAGATCAGCGGCCGCACGTCATGCTGCTGGCGAGCCCTGGCGCCGGCCACCTCATCCCGCTGGCCGAGCTGGCGCGGCGGTTCGCCGACCACCACGGCGTCACGGCCACGCTCGTCACCTTCTCCACCGACGCGTGGTCCGCCGTGCTGTCATCGCTCCCAGGCtccgcggccaccgccacgctggcgacggcggtgcccTTCGACAACCTCCCCGCCGACGCCCGCATGGAGATGTATGAAGACAGAAATATGAAGGATCGAATTGGGGTTGCgatgatatattgatatatgtTGATTCCGTAGAATTCCAGAAGGCCACGGAAGAAATCAGAAATGGGCAAAGCAAATCCGGAGTAAAATAAATGAGTAAATTAATACCACGATTTCGTGGGTGTATGGAGTGGGGAAGGCCTCGCCGTAAGCCGGACGCCATCCGATGATTTCCTTGCTGGGAAGAACGCCATGAGATACCATCTCTAGCAAGGTAGACTCCTTGACGTCAGGTGGAGCCCATTGGCTTTGTGCCGATTCTCTCTCCTCTGTCATTTCTGTGAGATTGGTTGAGAGGATTTATGGGGATTGTGGCTAAATCGTTTGGAGGACAGTGGAGATGGGTTCGTTCGTGGTTGATTTGCGTAAATCGCGGCGTATTTGGTTGTCGGATGCCAGCGCAAATTCGAACCCTAGCTTTGGCGGCGCATGAGTTTTGAACAGTGTTTTGCGAGGGGATTTTTGTGAGGAAGACGAAGCGGTAGAGAAGACGACCTCATTTCGGCAGTTTATTTAGGGTATCGGAAAATGTCGTTGAGCCAAGGCCCATACAGTGTTCTCAGCCCATGTCTCTCCGTGTGGTTTGTCACGTTCCTTTGGGATTTAAGCAAACTTTGTTTCGGCAATTTGCACGTGATTAAATACCCAATATTGTTACAAACCCTTTTATACAGCAGTTAGTTAGTTTTTTAaggaattactacgatgcatTTTAAAAGGTACCCTACAGTTTAAAGCTTTTTTATGCTTATTTTGTGGGCTTCTTTTATAAGTCGCAAAAGGTTGTGATGGTTTATTAAAAACATTTGATTAGTAATATATCAAGTGTTATTATCACGTAAGTGAGCTTTTAAAATCAGCATTTAAGGTTAGGCTAAATGTTTGAATTAATATGTTATATCG
This region includes:
- the LOC127761580 gene encoding uncharacterized protein LOC127761580, coding for MVQWWEEWQLRVLVLTSLFLQCFLFFSAPFRKHRIPAILRASIWLAYLGSDAVAIYGLAAIFSRHGGAATGDMSSSMLEVLWAPIFLIHLAGAQDSITAYDAAEDNALWARRAVAMSSQAAVAVYVFCRSWSGGKVRARCPVALFVAGFLKMGRTLWALRRASATRIAAVARKTAAADLSISLYLQRASKHAIEATRNRNNIQTNDDEDDDGDERQLDVPHSVLDNQNEFMELFIDFPAPYTRRLSHLWSFLQLEPYDAYCKLFNLVDYAFQIFYTSRNAAYPITGRFIRSIFLVLGMMAMGGIEELDRNKDGFDTNDVKVTYILLWSAFFVEFTNLIPLAHQKWPMCKLAPQMKRTIAQFNLIGFTARSRWSTKMDWIATLLRCNNQHWYYGEHSSWTEKVVDLIREDLRCGWVEDDLRSAAAYRRFNDRRGQWTLWREQCYGEMGWSVAKLPFDEAVLVWHVATDICLHCTEYINISSSPVAGADKITAVMKISNYMMYLLAFQPDMLMPGTRQSLFTAARHEIAHTLRHQGRHQQQLSGRDLVRCLAAGDDDEYSTPATEGQDRAGSRLLKRRGGGGGHLAHARRLAGAMMKLDAGKRLRVIGGVWVEMICYSASRCSGSLHLKSLGVGGGEFLTVVWFLLHWMGMEVLADKLHRPELAGDDPDAVGV